One Phaseolus vulgaris cultivar G19833 chromosome 2, P. vulgaris v2.0, whole genome shotgun sequence DNA window includes the following coding sequences:
- the LOC137810797 gene encoding uncharacterized protein, translated as MSGSGSNSSELNRTTSASSNRSKNAPGNRTDVGWKHGIDINGNGKKVKCSYCSKTMSGGIFRFKHHLAGTREDSEPCCSVPEEIRDLMIKIVAEAKQASLKKRKLNIIDEDQGCEGLEERQHIFGSKGKEKVGSKGAVQATINQMMKKGYKEEVDAQVAEFFYTSAIPFNVIKNPAFTKMCEMIGKYGAGYKPPSYHDIREKLLKQAIEKTDLVLQEYKEEWKKTGCTIMSDGWTDKKRRSICNFLVNSPKGTVFMYSLDTSDISKTADKVFKMLDDVVELVGEENVVQVVTDNAANFKAAGELLMQKREHLYWTPCAAHCIDLIFEDFEKKLKVHELTIKKGRKITTYIYGRSMLISMLKKFTKEKDLIRPGVTRFATAYLTLVCLHELKASLLTMFSSEEWKTSKFGTSQEGKKVENMILDNRFWKNISTCLKVVAPLMVVLRLVDSDAKPAMGFIYEEMDRAKEKIKNNFNHIKKSYEEVWQIIDARWDNQLHRPLHAAAYYLNPQFHYEPEFRSDDPEVKEGLYTSMRRLVKDAAERRIINVQLVEYHFGRGAFAMDDAKESRKTILPGEWWEMFGYRTPELKRFAIRILSLTCSSSGCERNWSSFEMVHTKRRNRLHQKKMNDLVYVMYNLKLSNKQIRKTVALPFDDIQSDDEWITEEGDNIDEIDQVQDANVHLNPAITVPTLDAFDLENLTFDVNVDEDEDEDGDDDGDDGEDIIRGLDMEI; from the exons ATGTCTGGGAGTGGATCAAATTCAAGTGAGCTCAATAGAACTACATCTGCATCTTCTAATAGAAGTAAAAATGCTCCAGGAAACAGAACTGATGTTGGATGGAAGCATGGGATAGATATTAATGGCAATGGTAAAAAAGTGAAGTGTAGTTATTGTTCAAAGACTATGAGTGGAGGAATATTTAGGTTCAAACATCATCTGGCTGGAACTAGGGAGGACTCTGAACCTTGTTGTTCTGTTCCAGAAGAAATAAGAGATTTGATGATAAAAATTGTTGCAGAAGCTAAGCAAGCCtctttgaaaaaaagaaagttaaatataATTGATGAAGACCAAGGATGTGAGGGGCTTGAAGAAAGACAACATATATTTGGTtctaaaggaaaagaaaaagttggTAGTAAGGGGGCAGTTCAAGCTACCATAAATCAAATGATGAAGAAAGGTTATAAAGAAGAAGTGGATGCTCAAGTTGCTGAATTTTTTTACACAAGTGCCATTCCgtttaatgtaattaaaaatcCAGCTTTTACAAAGATGTGTGAAATGATTGGAAAATATGGAGCTGGATATAAACCTCCATCTTATCATGATATTAGAGAAAAACTATTGAAACAAGCAattgaaaaaactgatttagtGCTTCAAGAATACAAGGAAGAGTGGAAGAAAACAGGTTGCACAATCATGTCTGATGGGTGGACAGATAAAAAGAGGCGTTCTATTTGCAACTTCTTGGTAAATAGTCCTAAAGGGACTGTTTTTATGTATTCATTGGACACCTCGGACATATCAAAAACTGCAGATAAAGTTTTTAAGATGCTGGATGATGTTGTTGAATTAGTTGGAGAAGAAAATGTGGTACAAGTGGTGACTGATAATGCTGCAAATTTCAAGGCAGCTGGAGAGTTGTTGATGCAAAAAAGGGAGCATTTGTATTGGACCCCATGTGCTGCCCACTGCattgatttgatttttgaagattttgaaaagaagttgAAGGTCCATGAGCTTACTATCAAGAAAGGAAGAAAGATCACCACTTATATTTATGGCAGATCAATGCTAATCAGCATGTTGAAGAAGTTCACAAAAGAAAAAGACTTGATAAGACCGGGTGTAACTAGATTTGCCACCGCTTATTTAACTCTAGTTTGTCTTCATGAACTGAAAGCCTCATTATTGACCATGTTCAGTTCTGAAGAATGGAAAACAAGTAAATTTGGAACTTCACAAGAggggaaaaaggttgaaaatatGATATTAGACAACCGATTTTGGAAGAATATCTCCACGTGCCTCAAAGTTGTTGCCCCTCTTATGGTGGTCCTAAGATTGGTGGATTCAGATGCAAAACCTGCAATGGGTTTCATATATGAAGAGATGGATCGTGCAAAGGAGAAGATTAAGAACAATTTTAATCATATTAAGAAAAG CTATGAAGAGGTTTGGCAAATAATTGATGCAAGATGGGATAATCAACTTCATAGGCCTCTGCATGCAGCTGCATACTATCTTAATCCACAATTCCATTATGAACCTGAGTTTAGATCTGATGATCCTGAGGTGAAAGAAGGCTTGTATACATCCATGAGAAGATTGGTTAAGGATGCTGCTGAAAGAAGGATAATTAATGTGCAACTTGTTGAGTATCATTTTGGTAGAGGAGCCTTTGCAATGGATGACGCAAAGGAAAGTAGAAAAACAATACTTCCTGGAGAATGGTGGGAGATGTTTGGGTATAGAACTCCTGAGTTGAAGAGGTTTGCTATCCGAATTCTAAGCTTGACTTGTAGCTCTTCTGGATGTGAGCGAAATTGGAGCTCATTTGAAATG GTTCATACAAAGAGAAGAAACCGTTTGCATCagaaaaagatgaatgatttggtGTATGTCATGTACAACTTGAAGTTGAGTAATAAGCAAATTAGAAAAACAGTTGCTCTTCCCTTTGATGATATTCAATCAGATGATGAATGGATAACTGAAGAGGGAGATAATATTGATGAGATTGATCAAGTTCAAGATGCAAATGTTCACTTAAATCCGGCAATAACAGTTCCAACTCTAGATGCATTTGATCTTGAAAATTTGACTTTTGATGTCAATGtggatgaagatgaagatgaagatggagatgatgatggagatgatggagAGGATATCATTAGAGGATTGGACATGGAAATTTGa
- the LOC137809091 gene encoding uncharacterized protein produces MCLVTFIPEKKKILQAIEDLDCHDCVGNFLEDDRVKRCELICDLREIDKKLDSLMCQKARVNWLKNGDSCTKFYHSTLRWRRLRNEVKGVEVGGQWCEEPYTVRLEANKLFEKRFKATRDYGVRLDGVEFTSLSVEENMSLIAVFSEEEIRNAVWQCEGTKSPGSHGFNFNFLKNCWEIIKDDIVAVVTLF; encoded by the coding sequence ATGTGTTTGGTAACATTcataccagaaaaaaaaaagatcttACAGGCAATTGAGGATCTAGATTGCCATGATTGTGTTGGTAACTTCTTGGAAGATGATAGGGTGAAGAGGTGTGAGCTGATATGTGATTTGCGGGAAATAGACAAGAAGCTTGATTCTCTTATGTGCCAGAAAGCTAGAGTAAATTGGCTTAAGAATGGGGATTCATGTACTAAGTTCTATCATTCGACTCTGAGATGGAGAAGGCTTAGAAATGAAGTAAAAGGTGTGGAGGTTGGGGGTCAATGGTGTGAGGAGCCTTACACAGTGCGCTTAGAAGCAAATAAGCTCTTTGAAAAAAGGTTCAAAGCAACGAGAGATTATGGTGTAAGACTTGATGGGGTTGAATTTACGTCCCTTTCTGTAGAAGAAAACATGAGTTTAATTGCTGTTTTTTCTGAGGAAGAAATAAGGAATGCGGTGTGGCAGTGTGAAGGCACGAAGAGTCCAGGTTCTCACggctttaattttaattttctcaaGAATTGTTGGGAAATTATAAAGGACGACATAGTGGCAGTGGTGACCCTCTTTTAG